In Sinorhizobium arboris LMG 14919, a genomic segment contains:
- a CDS encoding LysR family transcriptional regulator, translating to MLKRTETDAVAAFIRVAERMSFRAAAADLGVSPSAVSQMIKALETSLGTALLSRTTRSVGLTEAGVLFLKQARPALENLEACFTAMKIYSGRPSGTLRLNASRGVIPFLLDPMREFCAAYPDIEVELFAEDGLSDIVANGFDAGVRLGERLQPDMIAMRLSPSFPFIVAGSPDYFAEFPKPERPEDLASHRCIRFRLSTSGKIANWTFRDGERTYEVTVQGPMILNDTPVTVAAALKGVGLIYVPEPVIHEHLASGRLIGVLGDHATESPGLFLYYPKRNSLLPKLRALIEFARARAQEPQRQGFVSRTP from the coding sequence ATGTTGAAGCGCACGGAGACCGACGCAGTGGCGGCCTTTATAAGAGTGGCGGAACGCATGAGCTTTCGTGCCGCCGCCGCCGATCTCGGCGTCTCGCCCTCTGCCGTCAGCCAGATGATCAAAGCGCTGGAAACCAGTCTCGGCACCGCGCTGCTATCCAGGACCACGCGCAGCGTCGGCCTTACCGAGGCTGGGGTACTGTTTTTGAAGCAGGCGCGTCCGGCGCTGGAAAACCTCGAAGCCTGCTTTACAGCAATGAAGATCTACAGCGGCCGCCCCTCAGGAACGCTTCGGCTCAACGCATCCCGGGGCGTTATTCCGTTTCTTCTCGATCCGATGCGGGAATTCTGCGCAGCCTACCCTGACATCGAGGTTGAGCTCTTTGCCGAAGATGGGCTCTCGGACATCGTCGCCAACGGCTTCGATGCGGGTGTCCGTCTCGGGGAACGTCTGCAGCCCGACATGATCGCCATGCGGCTGTCGCCGTCCTTCCCGTTCATTGTCGCCGGTTCGCCAGACTATTTCGCTGAGTTTCCGAAACCAGAACGACCGGAAGATCTTGCAAGCCACCGCTGCATCCGGTTCCGTCTCAGCACCTCCGGAAAGATCGCGAACTGGACCTTTCGGGACGGAGAGCGGACCTACGAAGTCACAGTGCAAGGCCCGATGATCCTGAACGACACTCCGGTCACAGTGGCGGCCGCGCTCAAGGGTGTTGGTCTGATCTACGTGCCGGAGCCCGTCATTCACGAGCATCTCGCCTCGGGCCGTCTGATCGGCGTTCTCGGCGATCACGCGACCGAGTCGCCCGGTCTCTTTCTCTATTATCCGAAGCGTAATTCTCTGCTGCCGAAGCTCCGAGCCTTGATAGAGTTCGCCCGTGCCCGGGCGCAAGAGCCGCAGCGGCAAGGCTTTGTGTCGAGGACGCCCTAG
- a CDS encoding LysR family transcriptional regulator: MNLRPDPFSGLSAFLAVAEAGGFTAAAARLDVSPAAVSQAVKALEERLGTPLFIRTTRRVGLSEAGAALLARINPAAAEIIAAVEQAAATDEPSGLLRLTVPRMAVPLVVEPVIPALKRAHPRIAVEIAVEDATVDLPGRGFDAGIRIGEYIERDMVAVRLTRDIAWSVVASPAYVAARGRPETPQELTAHEAIRYRFPRSGALYRWEFERDGRAFSVDPPGSLIVNDGALLVSWARAGLGLAYVADIAVEAELRGGHLVRVLEPFLPTTPGLLLYFPQRAQAQPKLRAFIDVAKQVLRSIR; the protein is encoded by the coding sequence ATGAACCTGAGACCGGATCCATTCTCTGGCCTTTCGGCCTTTCTCGCGGTGGCGGAGGCGGGCGGCTTCACTGCGGCGGCGGCGCGACTGGATGTCTCGCCGGCTGCCGTAAGCCAGGCGGTAAAGGCCCTCGAAGAAAGGCTCGGCACGCCCTTGTTCATCCGCACGACGCGGCGCGTCGGTCTGAGCGAGGCCGGCGCGGCCCTGCTGGCGCGCATCAATCCCGCTGCGGCCGAGATCATCGCCGCTGTCGAGCAGGCGGCGGCAACGGACGAGCCCTCGGGATTGCTGCGCCTCACCGTGCCGCGGATGGCGGTGCCGCTTGTCGTCGAGCCGGTCATCCCCGCGCTGAAACGCGCTCATCCGCGGATCGCGGTGGAGATCGCGGTCGAGGATGCGACGGTCGATTTGCCCGGGCGCGGCTTCGATGCCGGCATCCGCATCGGTGAGTATATCGAGCGCGACATGGTCGCGGTGCGTCTTACCCGGGACATCGCCTGGTCGGTGGTGGCGAGCCCGGCTTATGTCGCCGCGCGCGGGAGGCCGGAGACGCCACAGGAGCTGACGGCTCATGAGGCGATCCGCTACCGCTTTCCGCGTTCGGGCGCACTCTACCGGTGGGAGTTCGAGCGGGACGGCCGCGCCTTCTCCGTCGATCCGCCCGGCAGCCTGATCGTAAACGACGGTGCATTGCTCGTCTCCTGGGCACGCGCCGGCCTCGGCCTCGCCTACGTGGCCGACATCGCAGTCGAGGCGGAATTGCGCGGCGGCCACCTCGTCCGAGTTCTCGAGCCCTTTCTGCCGACGACGCCCGGCCTCCTTCTTTACTTCCCGCAGCGCGCACAGGCTCAGCCGAAGCTGCGCGCCTTTATCGATGTAGCCAAACAGGTGCTGCGGTCGATTCGATGA
- a CDS encoding DedA family protein, with amino-acid sequence MDIDPIGEVMAWIAACGVAGLFGIALAERFVPVLPSYGFLVAVGVAAAEGTWSLPVALFTSITGSLLGCVVCYLLVKALGEARSRTLLYSIGRLFGISVDRVERWTASLHDKQAAVAFAAQLVPTIRLLAPGLAGLLRVKATGFVMASACGVALWNSTFIGLGFATCTVLDGANASALALSVLVLLVIAEGVAVVIWTRRRAGRAAIERISADDQ; translated from the coding sequence ATGGATATCGATCCGATCGGCGAAGTCATGGCCTGGATCGCCGCCTGCGGGGTGGCGGGGCTGTTCGGCATCGCCCTTGCTGAACGTTTCGTACCCGTGCTGCCATCGTACGGCTTTCTTGTCGCTGTGGGTGTCGCCGCCGCAGAGGGCACGTGGTCACTCCCCGTTGCTCTTTTCACGTCGATCACCGGCAGCCTTCTGGGCTGCGTCGTCTGCTATTTGCTGGTGAAGGCACTTGGAGAAGCGCGATCACGTACGCTTCTCTACAGCATCGGCCGTCTTTTCGGCATATCGGTTGATCGCGTCGAGCGCTGGACGGCGAGTCTGCACGACAAACAGGCAGCGGTTGCGTTCGCCGCACAACTCGTCCCGACCATCAGGCTGCTTGCACCCGGGCTGGCCGGGCTCCTGCGTGTGAAGGCAACCGGTTTCGTGATGGCTTCCGCCTGCGGGGTCGCACTCTGGAACAGTACGTTCATCGGATTGGGATTCGCGACCTGCACCGTGCTCGACGGTGCCAATGCCTCTGCTCTGGCACTGAGTGTGTTAGTGCTCCTGGTGATTGCGGAGGGTGTCGCAGTCGTGATCTGGACCCGCCGGCGCGCCGGACGGGCAGCAATCGAGAGGATATCAGCTGATGACCAATGA
- a CDS encoding class I SAM-dependent methyltransferase: MTNEAQKPDAGPLRDLVRFFRAWLSDPLRVAAVIPSGMALANAMTREISAATGPVIELGAGTGVFTRALIARGVPEGQLVLVESSFDFAQLLQLRFPQARTLRMNAAQLRHIEPFGPRGAGAIVSGLPLLSMSPREVIRILEGAFGHLRPDGAFYQFTYGPRCPVPRALLDRLGLKATRIGGAWANVPPAAVYRFRRRPAHTMGVNRVLESHVSAPPSSAAV, from the coding sequence ATGACCAATGAGGCCCAAAAACCGGACGCAGGTCCCCTGAGAGATCTCGTCAGGTTCTTCCGCGCCTGGCTATCTGATCCGCTACGCGTAGCCGCGGTCATACCCTCAGGGATGGCCCTGGCGAACGCGATGACCAGGGAAATCTCAGCCGCGACGGGGCCGGTCATCGAGCTTGGCGCCGGGACCGGGGTATTTACCCGCGCGCTCATCGCCCGCGGTGTTCCCGAGGGTCAACTTGTGCTCGTCGAGTCCAGCTTCGATTTCGCCCAGCTTCTCCAACTCCGCTTTCCCCAGGCTCGCACGCTTCGCATGAATGCGGCTCAGCTCCGCCATATCGAGCCGTTCGGCCCACGCGGCGCCGGCGCGATCGTTAGCGGCTTGCCGCTCCTTTCGATGTCACCACGCGAGGTCATCAGAATTCTGGAAGGCGCGTTCGGTCACCTTCGGCCCGACGGCGCGTTCTACCAGTTCACCTATGGCCCAAGATGCCCGGTACCGAGGGCGCTCTTGGATCGCCTTGGGCTTAAGGCGACACGGATTGGTGGCGCCTGGGCGAACGTTCCGCCAGCGGCCGTCTATCGATTTCGCCGGCGGCCGGCGCACACGATGGGCGTAAACCGGGTGCTCGAATCCCATGTGTCGGCACCACCCTCATCGGCGGCGGTTTGA